The proteins below come from a single Zea mays cultivar B73 chromosome 8, Zm-B73-REFERENCE-NAM-5.0, whole genome shotgun sequence genomic window:
- the LOC100283197 gene encoding lactoylglutathione lyase, with protein sequence MVKSTTTMGAASCGGGVLPLASLNHISIVCRSVEASLRFYTDVLGFVPIRRPGSFDFGGAWLFNYGIGIHLLQSEDPGSLPPEKGEINPKDNHISFQCESMVAVERRLKEIGIPYVQRCVEEGGINVDQIFFHDPDGFMIEICNCDNLPVVPLAGDQQRAPAACRRAPAAVNTVKQQQQGSVVPASSAPVTTAAAQCMPSAATAAQAIRVAEESSSHISCA encoded by the exons ATGGTGAAGAGCACGACGACGATGGGGGCGGCGAGCTGCGGCGGCGGCGTGCTGCCGCTGGCGTCGCTGAACCACATCAGCATCGTGTGCCGGTCGGTGGAGGCGTCGCTGCGCTTCTACACGGACGTGCTCGGCTTCGTCCCTATCCGCCGCCCCGGCTCTTTCGACTTCGGCGGCGCCTG GCTGTTCAACTACGGGATCGGCATCCACCTGCTGCAGTCGGAGGACCCCGGCAGCCTCCCGCCGGAGAAGGGAGAGATCAACCCCAAGGACAACCATATCTCCTTCCAG TGCGAGAGCATGGTGGCGGTGGAGCGGCGGCTGAAGGAGATCGGCATCCCGTACGTGCAGCGCTGCGTGGAGGAGGGCGGCATCAACGTGGACCAGATCTTCTTCCACGACCCCGACGGCTTCATGATCGAGATCTGCAACTGCGACAACCTCCCCGTCGTCCCGCTCGCCGGCGACCAGCAGCGCGCGCCGGCCGCTTGCAGGCGGGCTCCGGCGGCGGTCAATACCgtcaagcagcagcagcagggcaGCGTGGTGCCTGCTTCTTCCGCTCCGGTCACGACGGCGGCGGCGCAGTGCATGCCGTCGGCGGCCACGGCGGCGCAAGCCATCCGCGTCGCCGAGGAGTCGTCGTCGCACATTTCGTGCGCGTGA